One genomic window of Arachis hypogaea cultivar Tifrunner chromosome 8, arahy.Tifrunner.gnm2.J5K5, whole genome shotgun sequence includes the following:
- the LOC112707385 gene encoding probable phosphoribosylformylglycinamidine synthase, chloroplastic/mitochondrial, whose protein sequence is MAGVKDIGVSEFLQGTCRQSLFLVKKSQKQRSHLLWGTLGNRRRAQGSTWRASSLRCQAQENPRAVVSGAVTSSVEEKPSLVEKPASEVFHLYRVPFIQENAAAELLRDAQTKISNQIVDLQTEQCYNIGLVSQLSSMKLSVLKWLLQETFEPENLGTDSFLDKRGKEGLTVIIEVGPRLSFTTAWSSNAVAICQACGLTEVTRLERSRRYLLYTTSELQDHQISEFASMVHDRMTECVYTQKLTSFETNVVPEEIRYIPVMEKGRKALEEINQKMGLAFDEQDLEYYTKLFKEDIKRNPTNVELFDIAQSNSEHSRHWFFTGKIFIDGQLMNRTLMQIVKSTLQANPNNSVIGFKDNSSAIRGFPVKQLRPVEPGSSCPLNLISRDLDILFTAETHNFPCAVAPYPGAETGAGGRIRDTHATGRGSFVQAATAGYCVGNLNTTGFYAPWEDPSFTYPSNLASPLQILIDASNGASDYGNKFGEPLIQGFCRTFGMRLPSGDRREWLKPIMFSAGIGQIDHHHISKGDPEIGMLVVKIGGPAYRIGMGGGAASSMVSGQNDAELDFNAVQRGDAEMSQKLYRLVRACIEMGDKNPIISIHDQGAGGNCNVVKEIIYPKGAEIDVRAIVVGDHTMSVLEIWGAEYQEQDAILVKPESRELLQSICKREKVSMAVIGTISGDGRVVLVDSLATQKCLSEGLPPPSPAVDLELEKVLGDMPKKSFEFHRVVHEREPLDIAPGTTVIDSLKRVLSLPSVCSKRFLTTKVDRCVTGLVAQQQTVGPLQITLADVAVTAQTFTGVTGGACAIGEQPIKGLLNPKAMARLAVGEALTNLVWAKVTSLSDVKASGNWMYAAKLDGEGADMYDAAISLSEAMIELGIAIDGGKDSLSMAAHAGEVVKAPGNLVISVYVTCPDITKTVTPDLKLEDDGVLLHIDLSKGKRRLGGSALAQAFDQVGDECPDLDDVPYLKKVFEGVQDLITDELISAGHDISDGGLLVCALEMAFAGNRGFTLDLTSRGKSLFQTLYAEELGLVIEVSKKNLSIVMNRLNGVGVSAEIIGQVTIAPSIEVKVDGVSCLKEETTLLRDMWEETSFQLEKFQRLAACVEMEKEGLKHRYEPSWKLSFTPSFTDDKYLSATVKPKVAVIREEGSNGDREMAAAFHAAGFEPWDVTMSDLLNGAISLQEFRGIVFVGGFSYADVLDSAKGWAASIRFNESVLKQFQEFYNRPDTFSLGVCNGCQLMALLGWVPGPQVGGILGNGGDLSQPRFIHNESGRFECRFTSVTIKDSPAIMFKGMEGSTLGVWAAHGEGRAYFPDKGMLDRAVHSDLAPIRYCDDDGNPTETYPFNVNGSPLGVAAICSPDGRHLAMMPHPERCFLMWQFPWYPKHWDVDKKGPSPWLRMFQNARDWCS, encoded by the exons ATGGCGGGTGTTAAGGATATTGGGGTGTCTGAATTCCTTCAG GGTACCTGCAGGCAATCTTTGTTTTTGGTGAAGAAGTCTCAGAAGCAAAGAAGTCATTTGCTTTGGGGTACACTTGGGAATAGGAGGCGGGCCCAAGGTTCAACTTGGAGAGCTTCTTCTTTAAGGTGCCAAGCACAGGAAAACCCTAGAGCCGTGGTTTCAGGGGCTGTGACAAGTTCAGTAGAGGAGAAACCTAGCTTGGTTGAGAAGCCTGCCTCTGAAGTCTTTCATTTGTATCGTGTCCCGTTTATTCAAGAAAATGCAGCTGCTGAACTTCTCAGGGATGCTCAAACAAAAATCTCTAATCAGATTGTGGATCTGCAGACAGAGCAATGTTATAATATTGGCCTTGTTTCACAACTTTCAAGCATGAAGCTTTCAGTCCTTAAATGGCTTCTCCAAGAAACTTTTGAGCCTGAGAATCTGGGCACTGATAGCTTTCTCGACAAAAGGGGGAAGGAGGGCTTGACTGTCATAATAGAGGTTGGCCCGAGGTTGTCATTTACGACAGCATGGTCTTCAAATGCAGTGGCCATTTGCCAAGCATGTGGTTTGACTGAAGTTACCCGTTTGGAACGATCAAGGAGGTACTTGTTGTACACTACAAGTGAATTGCAGGATCACCAAATCAGTGAATTCGCATCTATGGTACATGACAGGATGACTGAATGTGTTTATACTCAGAAGTTAACATCCTTCGAGACCAATGTTGTTCCAGAGGAGATTCGGTATATTCCTGTTATGGAGAAGGGTAGAAAGGCACTAGAAGAGATTAATCAAAAGATGGGTTTAGCCTTTGATGAGCAGGATCTAGAATACTATACTAAACTTTTCAAAGAAGACATAAAGCGTAACCCAACAAATGTGGAGTTATTTGACATTGCACAGTCCAACAGCGAGCATAGCAGGCACTGGTTTTTCACTGGAAAGATTTTTATTGATGGACAGCTCATGAATAGGACTCTTATGCAAATTGTGAAAAGTACTTTACAGGCAAATCCAAATAATTCCGTTATTGGCTTCAAGGATAACTCGAGTGCAATCAGGGGTTTTCCAGTAAAACAGCTACGACCTGTTGAACCTGGTTCATCATGCCCATTAAACTTGATATCACGTGATTTAGATATCTTGTTTACAGCTGAAACACATAATTTCCCATGTGCAGTGGCACCTTATCCTGGTGCAGAAACAGGTGCAGGAGGTCGCATTAGAGATACACATGCAACAGGAAGGGGGTCTTTTGTCCAAGCTGCTACAGCTGGTTATTGTGTTGGGAATCTTAACACAACTGGGTTTTATGCTCCGTGGGAAGATCCATCTTTTACATATCCTTCAAATTTGGCATCACCTCTCCAGATCCTTATTGATGCTAGTAATGGTGCATCAGACTATGGGAACAAATTTGGGGAGCCCTTGATCCAGGGCTTCTGTAGAACTTTTGGAATGAGACTTCCTAGTGGAGATAGGCGGGAATGGTTAAAGCCGATCATGTTTAGTGCAGGAATTGGGCAGATTGACCACCATCATATATCAAAGGGAGATCCTGAAATTGGAATGTTGGTTGTGAAGATTGGAGGTCCTGCTTATCGTATTGGAATGGGAGGTGGGGCAGCCTCAAGTATGGTCAGTGGGCAAAATGATGCAGAGCTTGATTTCAATGCTGTACAACGTGGGGATGCTGAGATGTCACAGAAGCTATATCGTCTTGTCCGTGCCTGTATTGAGATGGGGGATAAAAATCCAATTATCAGCATTCACGATCAAGGAGCTGGTGGTAACTGCAATGTTGTAAAGGAAATTATATATCCAAAGGGTGCTGAGATAGATGTTCGAGCCATTGTGGTCGGTGATCATACAATGTCTGTTCTGGAAATCTGGGGTGCTGAGTATCAGGAGCAAGATGCAATCTTGGTGAAGCCTGAAAGTCGTGAGCTCTTACAATCTATCTGTAAAAGGGAAAAGGTTTCAATGGCTGTGATTGGTACTATTAGTGGCGATGGACGTGTTGTATTAGTGGATAGCTTAGCAACTCAGAAGTGTCTATCAGAAGGACTTCCTCCACCTTCCCCTGCTGTGGATCTTGAACTGGAGAAAGTCCTTGGTGACATGCCGAAGAAATCTTTTGAATTTCATCGGGTTGTTCATGAGCGGGAACCACTTGATATTGCCCCTGGGACCACTGTAATAGATTCTTTGAAGAGGGTATTGAGTTTGCCATCTGTCTGTTCAAAGCGCTTCTTAACAACAAAAGTTGATAGGTGTGTCACTGGTCTTGTGGCCCAGCAGCAAACAGTTGGCCCTTTGCAGATTACCCTTGCCGATGTTGCTGTTACAGCTCAAACTTTTACTGGTGTAACTGGAGGTGCATGTGCCATTGGGGAACAGCCAATCAAAGGGTTGTTAAACCCCAAAGCAATGGCAAGATTAGCTGTTGGAGAAGCACTGACAAATCTTGTATGGGCAAAGGTCACTTCCCTTTCTGATGTTAAGGCAAGTGGTAATTGGATGTATGCTGCCAAGCTTGATGGAGAAGGAGCTGACATGTATGATGCTGCCATATCTTTGTCTGAAGCAATGATTGAACTTGGTATAGCTATTGATGGAGGGAAAGATAGCCTTTCTATGGCAGCTCATGCTGGAGAAGTTGTCAAGGCTCCTGGAAATCTTGTAATTAGTGTTTATGTTACTTGTCCTGACATAACAAAAACAGTGACACCAGATTTGAAACTTGAAGACGATGGTGTTTTGCTTCACATTGATTTATCAAAAGGAAAGAGGCGATTAGGTGGATCTGCTCTTGCACAGGCATTTGATCAAGTTGGGGATGAGTGTCCTGATCTTGATGATGTTCCGTACCTTAAAAAGGTCTTTGAAGGTGTGCAAGACCTTATTACTGATGAGCTGATCTCTGCTGGTCATGACATCAGTGATGGTGGTCTGCTAGTTTGTGCCTTAGAGATGGCATTTGCTGGTAATCGTGGATTTACCTTGGACTTGACTTCACGAGGTAAGAGCCTTTTCCAAACACTTTATGCGGAAGagcttgggttggttattgaggTAAGCAAGAAAAATTTGTCCATAGTAATGAACAGATTGAATGGAGTGGGGGTTTCGGCTGAGATCATAGGTCAAGTTACTATTGCTCCATCCATAGAAGTTAAGGTTGATGGGGTAAGTTGTTTGAAAGAAGAAACTACCCTCCTTCGAGATATGTGGGAAGAAACCAGCTTCCAGCTAGAGAAATTCCAAAGGCTGGCAGCCTGTGTAGAAATGGAGAAAGAAGGGCTGAAACATCGATATGAGCCCTCATGGAAGCTGTCCTTTACGCCTTCCTTCACTGATGATAAGTATTTGTCTGCAACTGTTAAACCTAAAGTAGCGGTGATTAGAGAAGAAGGGAGCAACGGAGACAGAGAAATGGCTGCAGCGTTCCATGCTGCTGGTTTTGAACCATGGGATGTTACCATGTCTGACCTTCTTAATGGGGCCATCTCTTTGCAAGAGTTCCGTGGGATCGTGTTTGTTGGTGGATTTAGCTACGCAGACGTACTTGATTCTGCAAAAGGCTGGGCTGCTTCCATTAGATTCAATGAGTCCGTTTTGAAACAATTCCAGGAGTTTTACAACCGTCCTGACACTTTCAGTCTTGGTGTATGCAATGGTTGTCAGCTAATGGCATTGTTGGGATGGGTACCAGGCCCACAGGTTGGGGGCATTCTCGGTAATGGCGGCGACCTATCACAGCCAAGGTTCATTCACAATGAATCAGGACGGTTTGAATGCCGCTTTACAAGCGTGACAATAAAGGATTCGCCAGCTATAATGTTCAAAGGTATGGAAGGTAGTACATTGGGGGTATGGGCTGCTCATGGTGAGGGAAGGGCTTATTTCCCGGATAAAGGCATGTTGGATCGCGCAGTTCATTCAGATTTAGCTCCTATAAGATATTGTGATGATGATGGCAATCCAACAGAGACATATCCTTTCAATGTGAATGGCTCTCCTTTGGGGGTAGCTGCTATTTGTTCTCCAGACGGGAGGCATCTTGCTATGATGCCTCATCCAGAGCGTTGCTTCTTAATGTGGCAGTTTCCATGGTATCCGAAGCATTGGGATGTGGACAAGAAGGGTCCTAGCCCGTGGTTGCGCATGTTCCAGAATGCAAGAGACTGGTGTTCCTGA
- the LOC112707388 gene encoding stem-specific protein TSJT1 — protein MLAIFHKAFANPPDELNSPASYKGSKKPKIPEETLRDFLSLHPNNTCSISFGHAAVLAYVRPDNPFSINNQRLFCGFDDIYCVFLGSLKNLSYMNKQYGLSKGSNEAMLVIEAYKTLRDRGPYPADQVVKELDGSFAFVVYDSKVGSVFAALGSDGGVKLYWGIAADGSVVISDDLQVIKEGCAKSFAPFPTGCMFHSEGGLMSFEHPMNKLKAMPRIDSEGAMCGANFKVDKFSRVNSIPRVGSQSNWMEWDQH, from the exons ATGCTGGCCATATTCCACAAGGCTTTTGCAAATCCACCAGATGAGTTGAATAGTCCAGCTTCTTACAAAGGTTCCAAGAAGCCTAAGATTCCTGAAGAGACTCTCAGAGATTTTCTTTCCCTTCATCCAAACAACACTTGCTCTATCAGCTTTGGCCATGCTGCTGTTTTAGCTTATGTCCGCCCTGATAATCCTTTCTCTATTAATAACcaaag GTTGTTTTGTGGGTTTGATGACATATATTGTGTGTTCTTGGGGAGCTTGAAGAATCTATCATACATGAACAAGCAGTATGGATTGTCAAAGGGAAGCAATGAAGCCATGCTTGTGATTGAAGCTTACAAGACCCTACGTGACAGAGGTCCATACCCTGCAGATCAAGTTGTCAAGGAACTTGATGGTAGCTTTGCCTTTGTTGTCTATGACAGCAAGGTTGGCAGTGTCTTTGCAGCActg GGTTCTGATGGAGGGGTGAAGTTGTATTGGGGAATTGCAGCTGATGGATCTGTGGTGATCTCTGATGATCTGCAAGTTATCAAAGAGGGTTGTGCCAAATCATTTGCTCCTTTTCCAacag GGTGTATGTTCCACAGTGAAGGGGGTTTGATGAGCTTTGAGCACCCAATGAACAAGTTGAAGGCAATGCCAAGAATAGACAGTGAAGGTGCAATGTGTGGAGCCAATTTTAAGGTTGATAAGTTCTCAAGAGTCAACAGCATTCCAAGAGTTGGAAGTCAATCTAACTGGATGGAATGGGATCAACATTAG